One Malus domestica chromosome 11, GDT2T_hap1 genomic region harbors:
- the LOC103447441 gene encoding probable LRR receptor-like serine/threonine-protein kinase At3g47570 — protein MGVLVLKLILIYLLFSAVFVCCRSSLQSGLEGNATDRLALLAIKAQIKQDLHNYKVMSSWNESTHFCMWHGVTCSRRHRQRITTLDLQSQNLVGKLSPNIGNLSFLRELWLQNNSFSHKIPPQIGNLHRLQILRLNNNSFSGSIPHNISYCFNLIFVDFTRNKLVGKIPSEIGLLSKLQTFLLQNNNVTGQVPPSLGNLSSLQLLSLGSNNLMGNIPSSLGQLKKLTLLELGLNQLSGSIPSSIYNLSSLVIFDMLANQIQGSIPSDIGKNLPNLGFFGGGSNQFTGPIPPSIFNVTSVWYFDVGGNNLVGPVPNLQKLHNLQDFSIQQNNIGSGKDGDLSFLSGFTNATQLKTLIISNNSFGGTLPMSISNFSTKLQLFWVGDNQLYGSIPSGIGNLVSLESLYLGENSFTGNIPSDMGKLSNLGILYISNNKLSGNIPPSLRNLTKLYDLSLNGNHLEGSIPSSLGECHWLQSLSLSYNLLNGTIPKQVFRLSSLSITLNLSNNLFTGSLPHEVGNFHSLSELDLSDNMLSGELPSSLGGCESLEVLHLQGNFFNGSIPLSMSSVKGIQDLDLSRNNFSGEIPHFLEGFRILNNLNLSFNQFWGGVPTGGVFKNASAVSVVGNTNLCSPFANLKLPKCTSKETKKRRLSRCLKLILPLVFGLTLLGIAMVFSYFFLCSSGKKRKEISLSTLGNTILQVSYATLLIATDGFSEANLIGAGSFGSVYRGVLDEDDKAQLVAVKVFNLLRHGASRSFIAECEALRNIRHRNLVKIITVCSSVDFHGNDFKALVYEFMDNRSLDEWLHPPIGIEELRDHVPKKLSLLQRLEIAIGVACALDYLHNHCETPIVHCDLKPSNVLLDNELTSHVSDFGLARFLSQVTSNVSAIQSQTSYVGIRGTIGYAAPEYGMGSEVSTNGDIYSFGILLLEMFTGKRPTDNMFGDSLNLHNFVNMALPGQVTKIADAPLLQGGTNENPNQCSARIHKVEVCLSSIFRIGIACSAESTTDRLKNISDAASELHSIRNTFLG, from the exons atgggggttttggttttgaaattGATCTTAATATACTTGCTTTTCAGTGCAGTGTTCGTTTGCTGTAGGAGCTCCCTGCAATCGGGACTCGAAGGGAATGCAACGGATAGGCTGGCGCTGCTTGCCATCAAAgctcaaataaagcaagatctTCATAATTACAAAGTGATGAGCTCCTGGAATGAATCCACGCACTTTTGCATGTGGCATGGTGTGACGTGCAGTCGACGACATCGCCAAAGGATAACTACCCTGGACCTGCAATCTCAAAATCTGGTAGGAAAACTATCCCCAAACATAGGAAATCTAAGTTTTTTAAGGGAGCTGTGGCTGCAAAACAACAGCTTCAGTCATAAAATTCCTCCACAAATTGGGAATTTGCATAGATTGCAGATATTGCGATTAAACAATAACTCGTTTAGTGGCAGTATTCCACACAATATATCATATTGCTTCAACCTTATATTTGTGGATTTCACTCGCAACAAGTTGGTGGGTAAAATTCCTTCAGAAATTGGATTGCTGTCGAAGCTGCAAACATTTTTATTGCAAAATAATAATGTAACGGGACAGGTCCCTCCTTCCTTGGGGAACCTGTCGTCTCTCCAGCTACTAAGCCTTGGTAGTAATAACTTGATGGGAAACATCCCCAGTTCTCTTGGccaattgaaaaaattaacCTTATTGGAATTGGGGTTAAATCAGTTGTCTGGTAGCATTCCTTCCTCCATTTATAACCTCTCTTCTCTTGTTATATTTGACATGCTAGCTAACCAAATTCAAGGGAGTATTCCATCAGATATTGGCAAAAATCTTCCTAATCTCGGATTCTTCGGCGGCGGCTCAAACCAATTCACTGGGCCCATACCTCCCTCAATATTCAACGTCACAAGTGTTTGGTATTTTGATGTTGGGGGCAACAACCTAGTCGGACCGGTACCGAATCTCCAAAAGCTTCACAACCTCCAGGATTTCAGCATTCAACAAAATAATATTGGAAGTGGTAAAGATGGTGACTTAAGTTTTCTCTCGGGCTTTACCAATGCCACACAGTTGAAAACGTTGATTATTAGCAACAACAGTTTTGGAGGGACATTGCCCATGTCAATATCCAATTTCTCAACCAAACTTCAATTGTTTTGGGTTGGCGATAACCAATTATATGGAAGTATCCCATCTGGGATAGGGAATCTGGTGAGCTTGGAATCGTTGTATTTGGGGGAAAATAGCTTCACAGGTAACATCCCATCTGACATGGGTAAGCTTTCAAACCTTGGAATATTATAtatttccaataacaaattATCAGGAAATATTCCGCCTTCCTTAAGAAATTTAACCAAGTTATACGATCTTTCGTTGAATGGAAATCATCTTGAGGGTAGCATTCCTTCAAGCCTAGGGGAATGCCATTGGTTGCAATCGTTGTCTCTTTCTTATAACCTCCTAAATGGCACAAtacccaaacaagtttttagacTCTCCTCCTTATCGATTACTTTGAACTTGTCTAATAACCTCTTCACAGGTTCCCTTCCCCACGAGGTTGGGAATTTCCATAGTCTAAGTGAACTGGATCTTTCTGATAACATGTTATCTGGAGAACTCCCCAGTAGCCTTGGTGGTTGTGAGAGTTTAGAAGTCCTGCATTTGCAAGGAAACTTCTTCAACGGGTCCATTCCTTTGTCTATGAGTTCAGTGAAAGGGATTCAAGATCTAGACCTTTCTCGCAATAATTTTTCTGGTGAAATTCCACATTTTTTAGAAGGCTTTAGAATCCTGAATAATCTGAACTTATCATTCAATCAGTTTTGGGGAGGGGTACCAACTGGAGGTGTTTTCAAAAATGCGAGTGCTGTTTCAGTTGTTGGCAACACTAATCTGTGCAGCCCTTTTGCTAATTTAAAGCTTCCCAAGTGCACGTCTAAAGAGACCAAGAAACGAAGATTGTCTCGTTGCTTGAAACTAAtactccctttagtgtttggaCTTACTCTTCTAGGAATAGCCATGGTGTTCTcctatttctttctttgttcgtcagggaagaaaaggaaagaaatttcATTGAGCACTTTGGGGAACACTATTCTGCAAGTGTCATACGCTACTCTACTCATAGCTACTGACGGGTTCTCAGAGGCTAATTTAATTGGTGCTGGTAGTTTTGGGTCTGTGTACAGAGGAGTTCTTGATGAGGATGATAAAGCTCAACTTGTTGCCGTGAAGGTGTTTAACTTGTTACGCCATGGAGCTTCGAGGAGTTTCATAGCCGAATGTGAAGCTTTGAGAAATATTAGGCACCGAAATCTTGTCAAGATTATAACCGTGTGTTCAAGTGTTGATTTTCATGGTAATGATTTCAAGGCTCTAGTTTATGAGTTCATGGACAACAGGAGCTTAGATGAGTGGCTGCATCCACCTATTGGAATTGAAGAGTTAAGAGATCATGTACCCAAGAAGTTAAGTCTTCTTCAGAGGCTAGAAATTGCCATTGGTGTTGCTTGTGCACTGGATTATCTTCATAATCATTGTGAAACGCCAATAGTTCATTGTGATCTCAAGCCAAGCAACGTTCTCTTGGACAACGAATTGACTAGCCATGTTTCTGACTTTGGATtagcaaggtttctctcacaaGTAACGAGTAATGTTTCAGCAATTCAGAGTCAGacaagttatgttggaataagaGGAACCATTGGTTATGCAGCTCCAG AGTATGGTATGGGGAGTGAGGTGTCAACGAATGGTGATATCTACAGCTTTGGCATTCTCTTGTTGGAGATGTTTACAGGGAAGAGACCCACTGACAACATGTTTGGTGATAGCTTGAACCTTCATAATTTTGTCAATATGGCTCTCCCCGGGCAAGTTACTAAGATTGCAGATGCACCACTTCTTCAAGGAGGCACGAATGAGAATCCCAATCAATGCAGTGCGAGAATTCATAAAGTTGAGGTGTGCTTGAGTTCAATATTTAGAATTGGAATTGCTTGTTCTGCTGAATCTACAACAGATCGACTAAAGAATATTAGTGATGCTGCATCTGAACTTCATTCCATTAGGAATACTTTTCTTGGATAG